Below is a genomic region from Leucobacter exalbidus.
AAGGCCAACGATGCCGATTGTAAGAGCCACGGTGGATCATTCTACCCGGTGATTGCGGGGCTTTCACTGTCAGGGGTGTGTGGCACCCTTGTTGCGTGCCTGTAGATTTCACTGCCATCGATTTTGAGACCGCCAACAGTCACGCCTCTTCGGCGTGCTCAGTGGGCCTCGTGCGTGTGCGCGATGGCCTGGTGGTCGAGCGGGCCGACTGGCTCATCAAGCCACCCGAGGCACACGGGTCGTTCAATCCGTTCAATGTGAAGATCCACGGCATTTCTCGGCAGATGGTCGAGGGGGCACCTGGTTGGGCCGAGCAGCTCGGCGATCTGCGCGACTTCTTGGGCGACGATATTGCGGTCGCACACAATGCCAGTTTCGACATGGGCGTTATTCGCACCGCCTGTGCCGAGACCATCACCCCCGTGCCCAAGCTGCGGTACCTCTGCAGCGTGCAGGTGTCGCGCAAGACCTACGATCTGCCGTCGCACCGGCTCCCACTGGCCGCCGCGGCCGCGGGGTACGGCGAATTCGCGCACCACGATGCGAGCGCTGATGCCGAGGCCAGCGCTGCCATCGTCATCAATTCGGCCCGCCACCATGGCGCACCAGATTTGCCCACGCTCATCAAAATGACCGGGGTCAAACTGCACACGCTGAAGGCCATTCCGCTGAAGCTGTAAGAAGCGTTGTCGGTGGTCGTCGCTAGCGTTGATGTCACATCAATTCTAGAAAGGACGGGTGCCCCATGAACGCCGTCGTTCTCATTCTGAGCATCATCAACTTTTTGGTGGCCATTGCGCTGCTCGCCATCGTGCTGCTGCGCACCCGACCCGGTAGTGCCGGGCAGGGCATCGTTACCGGCACTGGCGCGCAGGCGCTCGGCCCTGAGCTGCGCCAAGAGTTTGGGGCGCTGCGCGGCGAGCTGTCGCAGTCGCTCGCCGTGGGGCAGCAACAGCTCGACACGCGGCTGCAAACGGTGACCTCGATGCAGGCCGATGATCTTGCGCGCGATCGTGACGCGCGCTCCTCGGCGCAGCTCGAACAGCGCGAGCTGCTCGAGCGCTCACTCGCCGGCCTGCACGACCGTCTACACGCTTCGGCGCAGGCCGGTGTGCAGTCGCAGACCGAATTCACGGGCACGGTCGAGGCACGGTTTGAAGCGCTGCGACTCGCCAATGACGCCCAGCTCGAACTCGTGCGCGCGACCGTCGGTGAAAAACTGCAGGACACGCTGAAGGTGTCGCTCGATGAGAACGCCAAGCGCGTGCAGGCGCTCACTGACACGCACGTCTCGAAGCAGACCGAGCTGCAAGAAACGCTGCGGCAAGAGATTGAAAAGCTGCAGGTGACGCAGCGCGAAGAACTCGACAAGTTGCGCGCCACGCTGCGCACCGAACTTGAGCAGCTGCGCCAGGGCAACGAAGCCAAGCTCGAGAAGATGCGTGAAACCGTGGATGAAAAGCTGCAGGGTACGCTCGAGCGTCGCCTCGGCGAGTCGTTCAAGCTCGTCAGCGATCGCCTCGAGCAGGTACAGAAGGGGCTGGGTGAAATGCAGACCCTCGCCTCAGACGTGGGCGGGCTGAAGCGCGTGCTCACCAACGTGAAGAGCCGTGGCAGCTGGGGCGAGGTGCAGCTGGCACGCCAGCTCGAAGACATGCTCACCCCCGAGCAGTACGCCGAGAACGTCGCGGTTGAGCCGGGTTCGGCCGACCGCGTGGAGTTCGCGGTGAAACTACCCGGCCGAGAAGAGGGCGAGGTGCCCGTATGGCTGCCCATCGACTCGAAGTTTCCGCAGGAAGACTACGAGCGACTACTCGAAGCGCAAGAGGGCGGCGAGAAGGATGCCGTTGATGCGGCTGGCCGTGTCGTCGAGAAGGTGATCATTGCGCAGGCAAAACTGATCAGCGAGAAGTACATTCACCCGCCGCACACCACCGACTTCGCGATCATGTATCTCCCCACCGAGGGCCTCTTCGCCGAGGCGATTCGCCGCCCGGGGTTGGCCAGCAAATTGCAGAACGACTTTCACGTCACCATTGCCGGGCCGACCGTGTTGATGGCGCTGCTCAACAGCCTGCAGCTCGGGTTTCGCACCCTCGCCATCGAGAAGCGCAGCTCTGAGGTGTGGAAGGTACTCGGCGCAGCCAAAGCCGAGTTTAAGAAGTACGGCCAGGTGTGGGACAAGCTCGAGAAGCAGCTGCAGACCGCACAGAATACGGTGCAGCTCGCGGGCGTGCGCACTCGCGCGGTTGAGCGCACGCTGCGCAGCGTCGAAACGCTCGAGGTGCCTTCAGTCGTAGCTGAAGACTCCCCCGCCGCCCTCGAGGCCGCGGTCGCACGTCTTTCGGCGGATGAATCTCCGATGAATACTTTTGACGAGGTCTTCGACGCGCAGCAATAACTGCCCGGCAACCGCTGACACGAGAGCAGTTGCCGCCCGCGCATCGCCCGAGAAACACGTCGCCCCCGGCCTCCTCACATGGTGAGGTGGTCGGGGGCGAGGCGTGTTACCGGGTGACCGGCGGGGTTGTGCTTAGTTCCAGCGCGTGGGATCCATGTCGCTGATGACGTGGCGGATGGTGCCCGAGTGCGCACGCATCACGATGCTCTCTGCGCGCACGAACGGGCCGTGGCGCTGCACGCCGTCAACGAACTCGGCCGAGGTGATGCCGGTGGCAACGAAGTAGCAGTTGTCGCTGGCGACGAGGTCGTTCGACTGCAGCACGCGATCGAGGTCGTGGCCTGCGGCGAGGGCGCGCTCGCGCTCCTCGTCATCCTTCGGCCAGAGGCGGCCCTGAATGACGCCGCCGAGTGCCTTCACTGCACACGCTGTGATGATGCCCTCGGGGGTGCCGCCGATGCCGACGCACATGTCGATGCGCGAATCCCAGCGGGCCGCGTTGACGCCGCCAGCGACGTCGCCGTCCATGATCAAGCGGGTGCCAGCGCCGGCCTCGCGAATGTCGGTGATGAGCTGGGCGTGACGGGGGCGGTCAAGCACAGCCACACGAATGTCAGAAACATCAACGTTCTTGGCGCGAGCCAGGGCACGAATGTTCTCTCCGATGGGACGATCGATGTCAACGACACCCACGCCCTCGGGGCCACATACGAGCTTGTCCATGTAGAACACGGCCGAGGGGTCGTACATGCTGCCGCGGTCGGCAACAGCGATCACCGAGAGCGCGCCGGGGCGACCCTCTGCGGCGAGTCGGGTGCCATCGATCGGATCAACGGCGACGTCGCACTCAGCGCCCTCACCGTTGCCCACCTTTTCACCGTTGTACAGCCAGGGAGCTTCGTCCTTCTCGCCCTCGCCGATCACGACGGTGCCGTTCATGTTGACGGTCGAGAGGAAGCGACGCATAGCGTCTACTGCGGCACCATCAGCCGAGTTTTTATCGCCTCGTCCGATCCAAGGCGTAGCCCGCATTGCTGCGGCCTCCGTCGCGCGTACCAATTCCATTGCGAGGTTGCGGTCGGGCTGCCAATCGCCGAGAGATCGTGGTTCAGTCATGACGACCAGTCTACCGCCTAGACTGAGAAGTAATCGCGGCTCAGCGCCGAACCGTGATGAATGGAACCTGTGGCGCAGTCGACACACACTCACAAATCCTAGGAGAACCCATGCCCGTAGCAACCCCGGAACAGTACGCAGCTATGCTCGACACCGCTAAGAACGGAACCTTTGCGTTCCCAGCGGTGAACGTGTCTAGCTCGCAAACCCTCAACGCAGCCCTGCAGGGCCTTGCAGAGGCCGGGTCGGATGGCATTCTTCAGGTGAGCTTCGGCGGCGCCGATTACCTCGCCGGTCACACCGTGAACAACCGCGCCGGCGGCGCGATCGCCTTCGCGAAGTATGCAGAAGAAGTCGCCAAGGCCTACGACATCACCGTGGCGCTGCACACCGACCACTGCCCCAAGCAGCACCTCGAGTCCTTTGTGCTGCCCCTCGTGGCGGCCAGTGAGGAGCGCGTCAAGAACGGCGGCCTCCCCTACTTCCAGTCGCACATGTGGGACGGCTCGGCTGTGCCCCTCGCTGAGAACCTCGACATCGCTAAGGAGCTGCTGCCCCGCCTCGCGGCTGCCGGCATCATCCTCGAGGTCGAGATCGGCGTCGTCGGCGGCGAAGAAGACGGCATCACGCACGAGATCAACGACAACCTGTACACGACCCTCGAAGACGCGGTTGCGACCGTTGAAGCGCTGGGCTTGGGCGAGCAGGGCCGCTACCTCACCGCCCTCACCTTCGGCAATGTGCACGGCGTCTACAAGCCGGGCGGGGTGAAGCTGCGCCCCGAGCTGCTCGCTGAGATCCAGTCGGGCCTCGCCGCCAAGTACGGCACCGCCGCGAAGCCCCTCGACCTCGTGTTCCACGGTGGTTCGGGCTCATCGGCTGAAGAGATCGCCGAGGCGGTACGCAACGGTGTCATCAAGATGAACATCGACACCGACACGCAGTACGCGTTCTCGCGTCCCCTCACCGACTACTTCTTCAAGAACTACGACGGCATGCTGAAGGTTGACGGCGAGGTCGGCAACAAGAAGAAGTACGATCCCCGCGCATGGGGCAAGGTTGCTGAGACTGGCATGGCCGCTCGCATCGCGCTGGCTGCTGAGCAGCTCGGCTCGGCTGGCAAGTCGGTGAGCGCATAGTGGCAGACGACCCGCAGACCACCCCGGCTTCGCAGGATCCGGCTGCCCCCGCAGCTCCTGTCGTTCCCGCGGCTCCCGTTGTTCCGGCAGCTCCCGTCGAGCGCGCACGCCCGGCGTATGGTGAGCTCGCTCCCGAGGGATGGACGTGGAAGCCCGAGGGCGACAACGCTCAGGCTGATGGCCAGGCTGAAACCACGCCTGCGTCTGCTGGGTCGTCGTCACAGGCGCCGCAGCGCGCCACTCCCACCTCGGGTTCATTGCCTGGGGTGCCGCACAACCTGGGCGCGGGCCTACCTAAGGGTGCCGGCGCGAAGTCGGCCCCCGTGGCCGGATCGACGCCCACCCCCGGCGGCGCGAGCCAGCAGGAATCAGGCGCACCGTACCGCGCCGCCGCGACTCCTGCCTCACCCGCGCCTGCTCCCCAGGCTCCGGTCGGGGCGCCCATGGGCGCGCCTGGCGGGGTCGCCAAGCCGCGCACCGCAGACCGCGTGATCACGATCGTGCTGCTCGTGCTGGGCGCGTTTGCGACGCTCAACTTCGCCACGGGACTGTTCGCACTTGAGTCGCAGATGCGACTCACGGGCACCATGATCGGCGTCGAAGACACAAGCGTCGCGTCGTGGGTGGGGCCGCTGGGCACCATCAGCGGCATCCTGATGCTCGCATTGTTTGCGTTTACCCTGATTTTCTCGATCCGGCGCGTGCGCGCTCGCCAGCTCACCTTCTGGGTGCCGCTGACCGCGGGCGCCATTGCAATCATCGTGGTGTTCATCGTCACCGCGATCGCCATGTTCTCGGGGGCTCCCGAGCTCATGCAGCAGCTGAACTCTGACCCCTATGGATCGATGGACAAGATGTTTGAGTACACGCAGCAGATGCCGTAGGCACCCGCCGCACACACAGACCCGCCCCGCACGGTGAGTTCAGCTTGAAGCGCTGAACCACATCGTGCGGGGCGGGTCTGTTTCTAGCGAGCGCGTGTTAGCGCACGCGGCCACCGAGGGCGCGGGCATCGGTGTTACCCGAGGCATCCTGACGCAGCTCCTTCGGCAGCGAGAAGACGAGGTCTTCTTCAGCCGTCATCACAGCCTGAATATCTGCGTAGCCCGCATCAACCAGGTCATCGAGCAGCTCCTGCACGAGCACCTCGGGCGCCGAGGCACCGCTTGAGACGCCGATGGTCTGCACGCCATCAAGCCATTCCTGCTTCACTTCGCTCGCATAGTCAACGAGGTACGCCGACTTTGCGCCGTACTCGAGGGCGACCTCAACGAGGCGCACCGAGTTTGATGAGTTGCGCGAACCGATCACGAGCACGAGATCGGCCTTGGGCGCGATCTCTTTAATGACGCCCTGGCGGTTCTGCGTGGCGTAGCAAATGTCTTCGCTGGGGGGATCTTGCAGGTTGGGGAACTTGGCGCGCAGCCTGCGCACCGTCTCCATCGTCTCGTCGACCGAGAGCGTGGTCTGTGACAGCCACACGAGGTTGTCGGGGTCTTGCACCTCGAGCGTGTCGACGGCCTCGGGAGAGTTCACGATGGTGACGTGCTCGGGAGCTTCGCCAGCGGTTCCCTCAACTTCTTCGTGGCCTTCGTGGCCGATCAGCAAGATCTCCATGTCTTGCTTCGCAAAGCGCACGGCTTCGCGGTGCACCTTGGTCACGAGCGGGCAGGTCGCGTCGATCGCGTGCAGGCCGCGGTCGTCGGCGGCACTCACCACGGCGGGCGAGACGCCGTGAGCCGAGAACACGACGTTGGCGCCCTCGGGCACCTCGTCGACCTCTTCCACAAAGATGGCGCCCATTTCTTCGAGCGTCTTCACGACGTGCACGTTGTGCACGATCTGCTTGCGCACGTAGACGGGGGCGCCGTAGCGCTCAAGCGCCTTCTCAACGGCAACGACGGCGCGGTCAACGCCCGCGCAGTAGCCGCGGGGGGCTGCGAGCAGCACACGTTTATCGCCGGCAACGGCAACGTTCTTGAGGCGCCCTTCCTTGCGACGCACACGGGGCATCGCAAGACTCACAACGGGCGCACCAAGTGTGCGCGGGTTCGGGATCTGAGCAGTCTCGGTCATACCCACCAGTCTACGCCGCGAGGTCTGAACACCCGCCGACCAGCGGCAACCCGTGCGGCGATGACGGTAGCTAAAGCTAGGCTTGAGGCATGGCCGAGCCAGTAGTTTCCACACCCACGTCAGCTTCGACACCCGCGACGCGCGATACGCCGTGGCCCGTCGCCCTCATGAGCGAAAAGATTGCCGGCTGGGTTGAGCGGCTCGGGCAGCTGTGGATCGAGGGAGAAATCACCCAGTGGCAGGTGCGCGGCGGGCACGTCTACGGCAAGTTGAAGGACCTCAGTCAAGACGCCACTATCAGTTTCACCGTGTGGCGCTCGGTCGCGCAGCGGCTCACGAGCGAATACGCCCAGGGTGATCGGGTGATCGCGCTCGTGAAACCCAACTTCTGGGTGAAGGGCGGCTCCCTCACGGTGCAGGTGTTTGACCTGTCTCACGTTGGCCTGGGCGAGCTGCTTGAGCGGCTCGAGCGGCTGCGCCGTCAGCTTCTCGCCGAGGGGTTGTTCGCGCCCGAGCGTAAGCGCGCGCTGCCGTTTTTGCCCGGGCTCATCGGTCTCGTCACGGGGCGCGATTCTGACGCCGAGAAAGACGTGGTGCGCAACGCGACGCTGCGCTGGCCCGGGGTGAAGTTCAAGATCCACTACGCCGCTGTGCAGGGCGACCGTGCTGCAGGCGAGGTCACCGCGGGCATCGAAGCGCTCGACCGTGACCCCGAGGTCGACGTGATTATTGTTGCGCGTGGCGGCGGCGACTTTCAAAACCTGTTGCCGTTCAGCGATGAACGGGTGGTGCGTGCCGCGGCGGCGGCGACCACTCCCCTCATCAGCGCGATCGGGCACGAGGCCGATCGACCGCTGCTCGACGACATCGCTGACCTGCGCGCGTCAACACCCACCGACGCCGCGAAGCGAGTGGTGCCCGATGTGGGCGAAGAACTCGCGGGGCTCGATCAGGCTCGTGCGCGCATGAGTTCACGCCTCGGGCAATTCATCGCGCATGAAACTGACCGCATCGCGCAGCTGCGTGCGCGGCCCGTGCTCGCCCAGCCCGAGCGCGGCATCGACGAGCGAGCCGATGAGCTCGTGCGGTGGGCGGCGCGCGGCGCTGAGCTCGCTGACCGCGCGGTGAACGATCGCGGCCAGGCCCTCGCGCAGACCCGCGCACGCCTCACCGCTCTGTCACCCCGCGCCACGCTCGAGCGGGGCTATGCCATCGCCCAGGTCATCGCCGTAGACGGCACCCCTGGAGCCGTGGTGCGCGATCCGGCAGACGCCCCCGTCGGCGCTGCGCTGCGCCTCACTGTCGCCGGCGGGCACGTCGCAACGGTCGTCACCCCGTGACTTCGACTGCTAGGAGAGACGCACCTGACCCACGCCAGGCAATGATGTCAGCGGCGCCGGGTAAGCTGGGGGCTATGGCAGAAACTGTAAGCCCGGATCAAGCATCCATGAGCTACGAAGCGGCCCGTGACGAACTCATTCAGGTCGTGAGTCGCCTAGAACAGGGCGGCACCTCATTGGAAGAATCACTGGCGCTATGGGAGCGCGGTGAGGCCCTTGCTGCACGCTGCGAGGAGTGGCTGCTTGGGGCTCGTAAGCGCCTCGAGGAGGCACGTCATGGGGCCCAATCGGCCGCAGACAGGATCGGCGCATAATCATGGCAAAGCAGCAAAAGCCGCCCGTGGTGGTCGCCGAACTTGGCCGCCCCGAGACACCGGCAGAGACCGCGTATCGCAAGGCCACCGACTCGTACCTGTACAAGAAGCGCAAGACCGTCAACAACTTGGTGTTCTCACTACTGGTGTCGCTGGGCCTGGTGCTGGTCATTGTGCTGATGGTGCCGCGCGGTGTCGGCGGTTTCGAAGACGTGTCGATCGACGTGTCTCAACTGGCAGAAGAGGCCGCCCCGAGCGCCGGCCGCGTACTCGCAGCTCCCGATGTTCCTGAGGGTTGGAAGGCCAAGCAGGCTCAGTTGCGTCGCACCGGTGAGGTCACCGAGTGGCGTATCAATTACACCACCGTCGACGAAGCGTTCGCCGCCGTCGCGCAGGGCTTCACCGCTGACGGCACCCCACCCGAAGACGCTTGGGCCGCGGGTCACTTCGAGCAGCAGGCCGAAACCGGCAGCGAAGAACTTGGTGGCCTGCAGTGGGCGGTGTACGATCACTCCGACCGCAGCCCAGACTCGAGCAACGCGCTCTTCGGCCTCAAAACAGAGATCGCTGGAGACACGGTCGTCGTGTACGGCACCGATACCCCCGGCAATCTACGCGTCCTTGCCGTTGACGTCGCTCGTTCATTGAATACACCGGAGGCACCATAAATGAAGTCCCCTCGAGTCACCCCGCAGCAGGCATGGGATGCCCTCTCGGCAGGCAACGAACGTTTCATGAATGACACGCTGCGCCACAATAACCAAGACACCGACCGCAGGCATGAGCTCGCGAGCGGGCAGGCACCAGATGCCGCTTTCCTGGGCTGTGCTGACTCGCGCGTCGCAGCCGAAATGCTCTTCGACTGCGGCCTGGGTGACCTGTTTGTCGCTCGCAACATCGGGCAGGTGGCCAACATGAACATGGTGGCCACGCTCGAATATGCGGTGGCGATGCTGGGTGCCGCCGTCATCGTGGTGCTTGCCCACGACTCGTGCGGTGCGGTGGCCGCTGCCATCGAGCAGACCACGGCGCGCCCTCCGCAAGTGACCGAGGCCATCAAAGACGAGCTCTCGTTAATTCAGCCCTCAGTGCAGCAGGTGTGGTTCAAGGAACACCGCGACACCCCCTATGTTGATCCAGATCAGATTGATGCCAACGCCGTAGGCCGTCGCCACCTCGTGACTACAATCAATCAGCTCATCAGGTCCTCTCGCGTACTCAGTGACGCGGTGGCCGAGGGCAGACTCGGCATCGTCGGTTGCCAATACCAGCTGCACAACGGCCGCGTTGCGCCCGTCAGCTCAGTGGGCAAGCTCGACATCGAGCTCACCGCGTTCGCATAACCCCTAATCTTTACTGTATTTTTCACTCAACACCGGCTTTATTACCTACACATAAGGAAGATATGAGCGACATCGAGTACCGCATCGAGCACGACACCATGGGCGAGGTACGCGTTCCCAAGAATGCGCTGTACGCCGCGCAGACGCAGCGCGCCGTTGAGAACTTTCCGATCTCAGGCAAGGGCCTCGAGCCCGCTCAGATCGTCGCACTCGCACGCATCAAGCGCGCTGCGGCCATCGCCAACAGCGAGCTGAACGTTCTTGACGCCGATATCGCCAAGGCCATCGTCGCCGCTGCTGACGAGATCATCGGGGGCGACCACCACGCCGAGTTCCCCGTTGACACGTACCAGACCGGCTCTGGCACGTCATCGAACATGAACATGAACGAGGTGCTGGCTACCCTCGCCACGAAGCACCTCGGCGCTCCCGTGCACCCCAACGACCACGTCAACGCTTCGCAGTCGTCGAATGACGTGTTCCCCACTTCGGTTCACATTGCAGTGACCGGCGCGCTCATCGAGCAGCTGAAGCCGTCACTCGTGCACCTCGCCGAGGCCCTCGAAGAGAAGGCAACACTGTGGGCGACCGCAGTGAAGCCGGGCCGCACCCACCTGATGGATGCCACCCCCGTCACCTTCGGTCAGGTCTTTGGCGGCTACGCTGCACAGGTGCGTTACGGCATCGAGCGCATCGATGCTGCGCTCCCCCGCGTCGCTGAGGTTCCCCAGGGCGGCACCGCCGTGGGCACCGGCATCAACACCCCCCTCGGGTTCCCCGAGAAGGTCATCGCCGAGATCGCGGCATCGAGCGGCCTGCCCATCACCGAGGCACGCAACCACTTCGAGGCACAGGCGAACCGTGACGGTCTCGTCGAGGCATCGGGCGCACTGCGCACCATCGCCGTCTCGCTCACCAAGATCAACAACGATCTGCGCTGGATGAGCTCGGGCCCCAACACGGGTCTTGGCGAGCTGCACATCCCCGATCTGCAGCCCGGCTCGTCGATCATGCCCGGCAAGGTGAACCCTGTGGTTCCCGAGGCCGTGCTCATGGTCTGCGCGCGGGTCATCGGCAACGACGCAACCATCGCATGGGCTGGCGCTTCAGGCGCGTTCGAGCTCAACGTGCAGATTCCCGTCATGGGCACCGCCCTGCTCGAGTCGGTACGCCTGCTCGCCAACGCTTCGGTCGTGCTCGCAGACAAGACCGTCAAGGGTCTTGAGGCGAACATCGAGCGCGCGGCAGCACTCGCGGGCATGAGCCCGTCAACCGTCACCC
It encodes:
- a CDS encoding 3'-5' exonuclease; translation: MPVDFTAIDFETANSHASSACSVGLVRVRDGLVVERADWLIKPPEAHGSFNPFNVKIHGISRQMVEGAPGWAEQLGDLRDFLGDDIAVAHNASFDMGVIRTACAETITPVPKLRYLCSVQVSRKTYDLPSHRLPLAAAAAGYGEFAHHDASADAEASAAIVINSARHHGAPDLPTLIKMTGVKLHTLKAIPLKL
- the rmuC gene encoding DNA recombination protein RmuC — protein: MNAVVLILSIINFLVAIALLAIVLLRTRPGSAGQGIVTGTGAQALGPELRQEFGALRGELSQSLAVGQQQLDTRLQTVTSMQADDLARDRDARSSAQLEQRELLERSLAGLHDRLHASAQAGVQSQTEFTGTVEARFEALRLANDAQLELVRATVGEKLQDTLKVSLDENAKRVQALTDTHVSKQTELQETLRQEIEKLQVTQREELDKLRATLRTELEQLRQGNEAKLEKMRETVDEKLQGTLERRLGESFKLVSDRLEQVQKGLGEMQTLASDVGGLKRVLTNVKSRGSWGEVQLARQLEDMLTPEQYAENVAVEPGSADRVEFAVKLPGREEGEVPVWLPIDSKFPQEDYERLLEAQEGGEKDAVDAAGRVVEKVIIAQAKLISEKYIHPPHTTDFAIMYLPTEGLFAEAIRRPGLASKLQNDFHVTIAGPTVLMALLNSLQLGFRTLAIEKRSSEVWKVLGAAKAEFKKYGQVWDKLEKQLQTAQNTVQLAGVRTRAVERTLRSVETLEVPSVVAEDSPAALEAAVARLSADESPMNTFDEVFDAQQ
- the glpX gene encoding class II fructose-bisphosphatase, with the protein product MTEPRSLGDWQPDRNLAMELVRATEAAAMRATPWIGRGDKNSADGAAVDAMRRFLSTVNMNGTVVIGEGEKDEAPWLYNGEKVGNGEGAECDVAVDPIDGTRLAAEGRPGALSVIAVADRGSMYDPSAVFYMDKLVCGPEGVGVVDIDRPIGENIRALARAKNVDVSDIRVAVLDRPRHAQLITDIREAGAGTRLIMDGDVAGGVNAARWDSRIDMCVGIGGTPEGIITACAVKALGGVIQGRLWPKDDEERERALAAGHDLDRVLQSNDLVASDNCYFVATGITSAEFVDGVQRHGPFVRAESIVMRAHSGTIRHVISDMDPTRWN
- the fbaA gene encoding class II fructose-bisphosphate aldolase; protein product: MPVATPEQYAAMLDTAKNGTFAFPAVNVSSSQTLNAALQGLAEAGSDGILQVSFGGADYLAGHTVNNRAGGAIAFAKYAEEVAKAYDITVALHTDHCPKQHLESFVLPLVAASEERVKNGGLPYFQSHMWDGSAVPLAENLDIAKELLPRLAAAGIILEVEIGVVGGEEDGITHEINDNLYTTLEDAVATVEALGLGEQGRYLTALTFGNVHGVYKPGGVKLRPELLAEIQSGLAAKYGTAAKPLDLVFHGGSGSSAEEIAEAVRNGVIKMNIDTDTQYAFSRPLTDYFFKNYDGMLKVDGEVGNKKKYDPRAWGKVAETGMAARIALAAEQLGSAGKSVSA
- a CDS encoding DUF6264 family protein, whose product is MADDPQTTPASQDPAAPAAPVVPAAPVVPAAPVERARPAYGELAPEGWTWKPEGDNAQADGQAETTPASAGSSSQAPQRATPTSGSLPGVPHNLGAGLPKGAGAKSAPVAGSTPTPGGASQQESGAPYRAAATPASPAPAPQAPVGAPMGAPGGVAKPRTADRVITIVLLVLGAFATLNFATGLFALESQMRLTGTMIGVEDTSVASWVGPLGTISGILMLALFAFTLIFSIRRVRARQLTFWVPLTAGAIAIIVVFIVTAIAMFSGAPELMQQLNSDPYGSMDKMFEYTQQMP
- a CDS encoding 4-hydroxy-3-methylbut-2-enyl diphosphate reductase; the encoded protein is MTETAQIPNPRTLGAPVVSLAMPRVRRKEGRLKNVAVAGDKRVLLAAPRGYCAGVDRAVVAVEKALERYGAPVYVRKQIVHNVHVVKTLEEMGAIFVEEVDEVPEGANVVFSAHGVSPAVVSAADDRGLHAIDATCPLVTKVHREAVRFAKQDMEILLIGHEGHEEVEGTAGEAPEHVTIVNSPEAVDTLEVQDPDNLVWLSQTTLSVDETMETVRRLRAKFPNLQDPPSEDICYATQNRQGVIKEIAPKADLVLVIGSRNSSNSVRLVEVALEYGAKSAYLVDYASEVKQEWLDGVQTIGVSSGASAPEVLVQELLDDLVDAGYADIQAVMTAEEDLVFSLPKELRQDASGNTDARALGGRVR
- the xseA gene encoding exodeoxyribonuclease VII large subunit, with protein sequence MAEPVVSTPTSASTPATRDTPWPVALMSEKIAGWVERLGQLWIEGEITQWQVRGGHVYGKLKDLSQDATISFTVWRSVAQRLTSEYAQGDRVIALVKPNFWVKGGSLTVQVFDLSHVGLGELLERLERLRRQLLAEGLFAPERKRALPFLPGLIGLVTGRDSDAEKDVVRNATLRWPGVKFKIHYAAVQGDRAAGEVTAGIEALDRDPEVDVIIVARGGGDFQNLLPFSDERVVRAAAAATTPLISAIGHEADRPLLDDIADLRASTPTDAAKRVVPDVGEELAGLDQARARMSSRLGQFIAHETDRIAQLRARPVLAQPERGIDERADELVRWAARGAELADRAVNDRGQALAQTRARLTALSPRATLERGYAIAQVIAVDGTPGAVVRDPADAPVGAALRLTVAGGHVATVVTP
- a CDS encoding exodeoxyribonuclease VII small subunit, which codes for MAETVSPDQASMSYEAARDELIQVVSRLEQGGTSLEESLALWERGEALAARCEEWLLGARKRLEEARHGAQSAADRIGA
- a CDS encoding DUF4245 family protein, encoding MAKQQKPPVVVAELGRPETPAETAYRKATDSYLYKKRKTVNNLVFSLLVSLGLVLVIVLMVPRGVGGFEDVSIDVSQLAEEAAPSAGRVLAAPDVPEGWKAKQAQLRRTGEVTEWRINYTTVDEAFAAVAQGFTADGTPPEDAWAAGHFEQQAETGSEELGGLQWAVYDHSDRSPDSSNALFGLKTEIAGDTVVVYGTDTPGNLRVLAVDVARSLNTPEAP
- a CDS encoding carbonic anhydrase, producing the protein MKSPRVTPQQAWDALSAGNERFMNDTLRHNNQDTDRRHELASGQAPDAAFLGCADSRVAAEMLFDCGLGDLFVARNIGQVANMNMVATLEYAVAMLGAAVIVVLAHDSCGAVAAAIEQTTARPPQVTEAIKDELSLIQPSVQQVWFKEHRDTPYVDPDQIDANAVGRRHLVTTINQLIRSSRVLSDAVAEGRLGIVGCQYQLHNGRVAPVSSVGKLDIELTAFA
- a CDS encoding class II fumarate hydratase, translating into MSDIEYRIEHDTMGEVRVPKNALYAAQTQRAVENFPISGKGLEPAQIVALARIKRAAAIANSELNVLDADIAKAIVAAADEIIGGDHHAEFPVDTYQTGSGTSSNMNMNEVLATLATKHLGAPVHPNDHVNASQSSNDVFPTSVHIAVTGALIEQLKPSLVHLAEALEEKATLWATAVKPGRTHLMDATPVTFGQVFGGYAAQVRYGIERIDAALPRVAEVPQGGTAVGTGINTPLGFPEKVIAEIAASSGLPITEARNHFEAQANRDGLVEASGALRTIAVSLTKINNDLRWMSSGPNTGLGELHIPDLQPGSSIMPGKVNPVVPEAVLMVCARVIGNDATIAWAGASGAFELNVQIPVMGTALLESVRLLANASVVLADKTVKGLEANIERAAALAGMSPSTVTPLNRLIGYEAAAKIAKHSVAKGITVRDAVIDLGYVERGDVTEADLDKALDLLSMTHPGVAK